The proteins below are encoded in one region of Populus alba chromosome 2, ASM523922v2, whole genome shotgun sequence:
- the LOC118028087 gene encoding uncharacterized protein, with protein MASGFGESTSRAPHNSSFTSNNGNGDAGNFECNICFDLAQDPIVTLCGHLFCWPCLYKWLHFHSKSRECPVCKALVEEEKLVPLYGRGKTSTDPRSKSIPGVNIPNRPAGQRPETAPPPEPNHFGQHGFGFMGGLGGFAPMATARLGNFTFSAAFGGLIPSLFNLQVHGFPDAAMYGPAGFPYGFNSFHGGHPHGYRQHHGQGQQDYYLKRLLLFIGLCVFLALIWQ; from the coding sequence ATGGCAAGTGGGTTTGGGGAATCGACTAGTAGGGCTCCACATAACTCTTCATTTACTAGCAACAATGGAAATGGTGATGCTGGTAATTTTGAATGCAATATTTGCTTTGACTTAGCTCAGGATCCGATTGTAACTTTGTGTGGCCATCTTTTCTGCTGGCCTTGTCTCTACAAATGGcttcactttcactcaaaatcCCGGGAATGTCCGGTTTGTAAGGCTCTAGTGGAAGAGGAGAAGTTAGTTCCTTTGTATGGCAGAGGGAAAACATCGACTGACCCGAGATCAAAGTCCATTCCTGGTGTTAATATTCCCAACCGTCCTGCTGGGCAGCGACCTGAAACTGCTCCTCCCCCAGAACCAAATCATTTTGGCCAGCATGGGTTTGGATTTATGGGAGGGTTGGGAGGTTTTGCACCAATGGCAACTGCCAGGCTTGGGAATTTCACATTTTCTGCTGCTTTTGGTGGTCTTATCCCTTCACTTTTTAACCTTCAAGTGCATGGATTTCCTGATGCTGCCATGTATGGTCCTGCTGGCTTTCCTTATGGGTTTAATTCATTTCATGGCGGCCATCCACATGGATATCGTCAGCACCATGGTCAAGGACAGCAGGATTATTACCTGAAGAGGCTGCTTTTGTTTATTGGTTTATGTGTTTTCCTTGCTCTTATTTGGCAATAA
- the LOC118028085 gene encoding probable 1-acyl-sn-glycerol-3-phosphate acyltransferase 4 — translation MEETCKPLETDDRLKHHPLTPFRLIRGLICLLVYLSTAFMFLVYFAPVVAVLMRLFSIHYSRKTTSFLFAIWLALWPFLFEKINGTKVVFSGDVVPPKERVLIIANHRTEVDWMYLWDLALRKGCLGYIKYILKSSLMKLPVFGWGFHILEFISVERNWEVDEPIMRQMLSTFKDPQDPLWLALFPEGTDFSEQKCQRSQKFANEVGLPVLKNVLLPKTRGFCVCLEVLRGSLDAVYDVSIAYKHQLPTFLDNVFGTDPSEVHIHVQRIPAREIPASDSEAATWLMDRFQLKDRLLSDFKAHGHFPNEGTEQELSTLRCLVNFTVVISLTALFIYLTFFSSIWFKTYVSLACACLASATHFNFRPLPVTKLL, via the exons ATGGAAGAAACTTGCAAGCCTCTCGAAACCGATGATAGACTAAAGCACCACCCTTTAACTCCTTTTAGGTTGATAAGGGGTCTTATATGTTTGTTGGTGTATCTTTCTACTGCTTTTATGTTTCTAGTATATTTTGCACCTGTTGTGGCTGTCCTGATGCGCCTTTTCAGCATCCACTATAGTAGAAAAACAACCTCCTTCCTCTTTGCTATTTGGTTAGCTTTGTGGCCCTTTCTATTCGAAAAGATAAATGGGACCAAAGTTGTATTTTCTGGAGATGTAGTTCCACCAAAAGAACGTGTTTTGATAATTGCTAATCACAGAACTGAGGTTGATTGGATGTACTTGTGGGATCTGGCATTGCGGAAGGGGTGTCTGGGCTACATCAAGTACATTCTCAAGAGCAGCTTGATGAAACTACCTGTCTTTGGTTGGGGATTCCATATTTTGGAGTTCATTTCAGTTGAGAGGAATTGGGAAGTTGATGAACCTATCATGCGTCAAATGCTTTCGACTTTCAAAGATCCTCAAGATCCCTTGTGGCTAGCACTTTTCCCTGAAGGAACTGATTTTAG TGAACAGAAATGCCAGAGGAGCCAAAAGTTTGCCAATGAAGTTGGACTTCCTGTGCTTAAGAATGTGCTACTTCCTAAAACAAGGGGTTTTTGCGTATGCTTGGAAGTCCTACGGGGTTCCTTGGATGCAG TTTATGATGTGAGTATTGCGTATAAGCACCAACTGCCTACCTTTCTGGACAACGTATTTGGTACTGATCCCTCAGAAGTTCACATTCATGTTCAGCGTATCCCAGCCAGGGAGATCCCAGCTTCTGATTCTGAGGCTGCTACGTGGTTAATGGATAGGTTCCAGCTCAAGGATCGTTTGCTCTCAGACTTCAAAGCTCACGGCCATTTCCCTAACGAAGGAACAGAACAAGAACTTTCTACACTGAGATGCTTGGTAAATTTTACTGTGGTAATTTCATTGACTGCATTGTTCATTTACCTTACATTTTTTTCATCCATTTGGTTTAAAACATATGTGAGTTTAGCTTGCGCCTGCCTTGCTTCAGCTACTCACTTTAATTTTCGGCCATTACCAGTTACGAAATTGTTATAG
- the LOC118028084 gene encoding uncharacterized protein, producing the protein MEVLINKCSSCSVLRFDTKLKFTLVVFEIALILLCFLAINAESHGHQLQQQSAERGSENIISHSCIHDQIIEERKRPGRQVYSVTPQIYGQSGISKPLHRKGRALLGISESSLQQKDVKQPIRIFLNYDAVGHSPDRDCRKVGDIVKLGEPPVASRPGTPCNPRGDPPLYGDCWYNCTVDDISGKDKKHRLRKALGQTGDWFRRALAVEPVKGNLRLSGYSACGQDGGVQLPRGYVEEGVADADLVLLVTTRPTTGNTLAWAVACERDQWGRAVAGHVNVAPRHLTAEAETLLSATLIHEVMHVLGFDPHAFSHFRDDRKRRRSQVTEQLMDEKLGRMVTRVVLPRVVMHSRNHYGAFSENLTGLELEDGGGRGTSGSHWEKRLLMNEIMTGSVDTRSVVSKMTLALLEDSGWYQANYSMADHLDWGRNQGTDFVTSPCNLWKGAYHCNATQLSGCTYNREAEGYCPIVSYTGDLPQWARYFPQANIGGQSSLADYCTYFVAYSDGSCTDTNSARAPDRMLGEVRGSSSRCMASSLVRTGFVRGSMTQGNGCYQHRCVNNSLEVAVDGIWKVCPEAGGPVQFPGFNGELICPAYQELCSTGSVSVPGQCPSSCNFNGDCLDGRCHCFIGFHGHDCSKRFCPGNCNGQGKCLSNGICQCENGYTGIDCSTAVCDEQCSLHGGVCDNGVCEFRCSDYAGYTCQNSSTLLSSLSVCKNVLESDMSGQHCAPSESSILQQVEEVVVMPNYHRLFPGGARKFFNIFGSSYCDAAAKRLACWISIQKCDKDGDNRLRVCHSACQSYNLACGASLDCSDQTLFSSEEEGDVQCTGSGEMRVSWFNRLRSSLFSRNTSSGGMSVRYRHL; encoded by the exons ATGGAGGTTCTTATAAACAAGTGTAGTTCATGTTCCGTACTTAGATTTGATACTAAGCTCAAATTCACACTCGTTGTTTTCGAG ATTGCGTTGATATTGTTATGCTTTCTAGCTATTAATGCTGAAAGCCACGGCCACCAATTGCAACAGCAAAGTGCAGAGAGGGGAAGTGAAAATATTATATCACATTCATGCATTCACGACCAGATTATCGAAGAGAGGAAACGACCTGGTCGCCAGGTGTACTCTGTTACCCCACAGATTTATGGTCAGTCTGGTATCTCTAAACCCCTTCATCGCAAAGGGAGGGCATTGCTTGGAATCTCAGAATCATCGTTGCAGCAAAAAGATGTAAAGCAACCAATtaggatatttttaaattatgatgcGGTTGGTCACTCACCTGACAGAGATTGCCGAAAAGTTGGTGACATTGTGAAG CTAGGGGAGCCTCCAGTGGCTTCTCGTCCTGGCACTCCTTGCAATCCCCGTGGCGATCCTCCACTTTATGGTGATTGCTGGTACAATTGCACCGTGGATGATATTTCTGGAAAGGACAAAAAGCATCGGCTTCGCAAG GCTCTGGGGCAGACAGGTGATTGGTTTAGGAGAGCATTGGCTGTTGAGCCTGTAAAGGGTAACTTGCGGTTAAGTGGATATTCTGCATGTGGGCAAGATGGAGGCGTACAACTTCCACGTGGATATGTTGAGG AGGGTGTTGCTGACGCGGACTTGGTTCTTTTGGTGACTACAAGACCAACCACTGGCAACACTCTTGCATGGGCAGTGGCATGTGAACGTGATCAATGGGGCCGTGCAGTTGCTG GACACGTGAATGTTGCCCCTCGCCATTTGACAGCTGAAGCAGAGACTTTACTTTCAGCTACCCTCATTCATGAG GTTATGCATGTCTTAGGTTTTGATCCTCATGCCTTTTCCCATTTTAGGGATGACAGAAAGAGAAGGCGCAGCCAG GTCACTGAACAGCTCATGGATGAAAAGCTTGGCCGGATGGTAACGCGTGTGGTTCTTCCACGTGTTGTCATGCACTCACGAAATCATTATGGG GCATTCTCGGAAAATTTAACAGGATTAGAACTTGAAGATGGGGGAGGACGTGGCACATCAg GGTCACATTGGGAAAAGAGGCTTCTGATGAATGAAATAATGACAGGATCTGTGGATACAAGATCGGTAGTTTCAAAAATGACACTAGCTCTGTTGGAAGATAGTGGATGGTACCAGGCTAACTATAGCATGGCAGATCATCTTGACTGGGGTCGAAATCAAGGAACTGACTTTGTTACATCCCCTTGCAACCTCTGGAAGGGGGCATATCATTGCAATGCTACCCAGTTGTCAGGCTGTACATACAACAGGGAGGCAGAGGGTTATTGTCCGATTGTAAGTTACACTGGGGACCTCCCCCAGTGGGCTCGTTACTTTCCACAGGCAAATATAG GTGGGCAGTCATCGTTGGCCGACTACTGTACTTATTTTGTGGCGTATTCTGATGGATCTTGTACAGACACAAACAGCGCAAGAGCACCAGATAGAATGTTAGGTGAAGTGCGAGGGAGTAGCTCCAG GTGTATGGCCTCATCATTAGTACGTACTGGATTTGTCAGGGGTTCAATGACCCAAGGAAATGGTTGTTATCAGCACAGATGTGTAAATAACTCCCTCGAG GTTGCTGTGGATGGTATTTGGAAAGTGTGCCCGGAAGCTGGAGGACCAGTTCAATTCCCGGGCTTTAatg GGGAGCTGATTTGTCCTGCTTACCAGGAGCTCTGCAGTACAGGTTCAGTCTCTGTACCTGGACAGTGCCCCAGCTCTTGTAATTTTAATGGGGACTGTTTAGATGGAAGGTGTCACTGTTTCATAGGATTTCATGGTCATGATTGCAGTAAAC GCTTCTGTCCGGGGAATTGCAATGGCCAGGGTAAGTGCCTTTCAAATGGGATCTGCCAATGTGAAAATGGTTACACTGGCATCGACTGCTCTACTG CTGTTTGTGATGAACAATGCAGCCTCCATGGTGGGGTCTGTGACAATGGAGTTTGTGAATTCCGTTGCTCAGACTACGCAGGCTACACATGTCAGAACAGCTCGACTCTTCTCTCCAGTCTCTCGGTTTGCAAAAATGTACTGGAGAGTGACATGTCTGGCCAACACTGTGCACCTAGTGAATCAAGCATACTTCAGCAGGTGGAAGAAGTTGTTGTCATGCCCAACTATCACCGATTGTTCCCAGGTGGGGCCCGAAAGTTCTTTAACATCTTTGGCAGCAGTTATTGCGACGCAGCTGCCAAGCGACTAGCCTGCTGG ATCTCTATCCAAAAGTGTGACAAGGATGGCGACAACAGGCTCCGGGTATGCCATTCAGCATGCCAGTCCTATAATTTAGCTTGTGGAGCATCACTTGACTGCTCGGACCAAACCCTCTTTAGCAGCGAGGAGGAAGGTGACGTTCAGTGCACGGGCTCCGGTGAGATGAGAGTATCATGGTTTAATCGTCTGCGGAGTAGTTTGTTTTCAAGGAACACTTCGTCCGGAGGAATGTCTGTAAGATATAGGCATCTGTAG